The Virgibacillus phasianinus genome includes a window with the following:
- a CDS encoding heavy metal translocating P-type ATPase encodes MEDNRNVYRLQGLSCTNCAAKFEKNIRDIQTVEDVQLNFGASKITVHGEATIDQLEQAGSFDGIKVYPERQRLVENKESFWKKRGNVTAIISLLLIIVGYILSFQLGEENPFTIGVFLLSILIGGFDLFKTGLKNLTQHQFDMKTLMTIAIIGAVVIGEWGEGAVVVFLFALSEALEGYSMDKARQSIRSLMDIAPNRATIKRGNETMEIDVEDVHINDIMLIKPGQKIAMDGEVVKGQSSINQAAITGESIPVYKENGDEVFAGTLNEEGVLEVRVTKNVEDTTIAKIIHLVEEAQEERAHSQQFIERFAKYYTPAIMFIALLVAVIPPLFFGGIWSEWVYNGLAVLVVGCPCALVISTPVAIVTAIGNAARKGVLIKGGVHLEETGRLKVVAFDKTGTLTEGKPEVTDVLAFSNMNGKEILGHSAAIEAFSQHPLASAIIRKAEQEHIETYTAESFQSITGKGAKAIINRIVYFIGSPTLFDELTPISNNREKQIKELQKQGKTVMLVGTQDELKGIIAVADQVRAGSPSIIQKLHRLGIEKTVMLTGDNEATGKAIGNQLGLTETKAELLPQDKLNSIKMLREKHGNVAMVGDGVNDAPALATATVGIAMGGAGTDAAIETADISLMADELEKLPYTISLSRKTLKVIKQNVTFALALKVIALLLIIPGWLTLWLAIIADMGATLIVVLNSLRLMKTNYE; translated from the coding sequence ATGGAAGATAACAGAAACGTTTATCGTTTACAGGGGTTATCATGTACAAATTGCGCAGCTAAATTTGAAAAAAATATACGAGATATACAAACTGTTGAAGATGTTCAACTTAACTTTGGGGCATCAAAAATAACTGTTCATGGAGAGGCAACGATTGATCAGCTGGAACAGGCCGGTTCGTTTGATGGAATAAAAGTATATCCGGAACGACAACGTCTTGTGGAGAACAAAGAATCATTTTGGAAGAAACGTGGTAATGTAACCGCAATCATTTCCCTGTTGCTTATCATTGTTGGGTACATTCTCTCCTTTCAATTGGGTGAAGAAAATCCATTTACAATTGGGGTTTTCCTGCTTTCCATTCTAATTGGTGGATTTGATTTGTTCAAAACTGGTTTAAAAAATCTTACCCAACATCAATTTGACATGAAAACCTTAATGACCATTGCAATTATTGGTGCAGTTGTAATTGGGGAGTGGGGCGAAGGGGCTGTCGTTGTCTTCCTGTTTGCATTGAGTGAAGCTTTGGAAGGCTACTCAATGGACAAAGCACGACAATCGATTCGTTCTCTTATGGATATTGCCCCAAATAGAGCTACCATCAAACGTGGTAATGAAACGATGGAAATAGATGTGGAAGACGTTCACATTAACGATATTATGCTAATCAAGCCTGGTCAAAAAATTGCAATGGATGGCGAGGTTGTTAAGGGACAATCCTCCATTAATCAAGCAGCAATCACAGGTGAATCCATTCCAGTCTACAAAGAAAATGGCGATGAAGTATTTGCTGGAACCCTTAATGAGGAAGGTGTATTAGAGGTTCGTGTCACCAAAAATGTTGAGGATACCACCATTGCAAAGATCATTCATTTAGTAGAAGAAGCACAGGAAGAACGTGCTCATTCTCAACAATTCATTGAAAGGTTTGCAAAATACTACACACCAGCCATTATGTTTATCGCTTTATTGGTAGCAGTAATCCCACCTCTTTTCTTTGGTGGAATATGGTCTGAATGGGTGTATAATGGACTCGCGGTACTTGTTGTTGGTTGTCCATGTGCCCTTGTCATATCAACACCCGTAGCAATTGTGACAGCCATAGGGAATGCAGCCCGTAAAGGTGTTCTAATCAAGGGTGGTGTCCACTTAGAAGAAACTGGTCGGTTAAAAGTAGTCGCTTTTGATAAAACAGGAACGCTTACTGAAGGGAAACCAGAAGTAACAGATGTCTTGGCATTTTCTAACATGAATGGGAAAGAAATTCTGGGTCACTCAGCTGCAATTGAAGCATTTTCACAGCATCCCTTGGCATCGGCCATTATACGTAAGGCTGAGCAGGAACATATAGAAACGTATACCGCTGAAAGTTTCCAATCAATCACTGGTAAGGGAGCAAAAGCAATCATAAATCGTATAGTCTATTTTATTGGAAGCCCAACACTATTCGATGAATTGACACCCATTTCAAACAATCGAGAAAAACAAATCAAAGAATTGCAGAAACAAGGTAAGACGGTTATGTTGGTAGGTACGCAAGATGAGCTAAAAGGGATTATTGCTGTAGCAGATCAAGTTCGGGCAGGCAGTCCATCTATCATTCAAAAACTTCATAGGCTAGGTATTGAAAAAACAGTAATGCTAACCGGTGATAATGAAGCCACTGGGAAAGCAATCGGGAACCAGTTGGGATTAACGGAAACAAAGGCAGAACTTTTACCACAGGATAAATTGAATTCCATAAAAATGCTTCGCGAAAAACATGGGAATGTAGCAATGGTCGGAGATGGCGTCAATGATGCACCAGCGCTTGCGACTGCAACTGTTGGTATTGCTATGGGTGGTGCGGGAACAGATGCTGCAATCGAAACAGCTGATATTTCATTAATGGCGGATGAACTGGAAAAGTTGCCTTACACCATTTCGCTCAGTCGAAAAACGTTAAAAGTTATTAAACAAAATGTTACTTTTGCACTTGCATTAAAGGTGATAGCGCTTCTTCTAATTATTCCCGGATGGCTAACACTTTGGTTAGCAATAATAGCAGATATGGGAGCTACCCTTATTGTTGTGCTGAATTCACTGCGCTTAATGAAAACTAATTATGAATAA
- a CDS encoding ArsR/SmtB family transcription factor, which produces MHEEKLKENSKDTCDIFCFDEEIVNRIQPQMEQVSGVESIFKALSDATRLKVAYALTLEKELCVCDVANIIGSTTATSSHHLRLLRKSGLANYRKEGKLVFYSLSDDHVRQLVYIAMIHAKKGDPNGR; this is translated from the coding sequence ATGCATGAAGAAAAACTAAAGGAGAACTCCAAGGATACGTGTGATATATTTTGTTTTGATGAAGAGATAGTAAACCGCATTCAACCACAAATGGAACAAGTAAGTGGTGTTGAATCCATTTTCAAGGCATTATCTGATGCAACTCGTTTAAAAGTCGCATACGCACTGACATTGGAAAAAGAATTATGCGTCTGTGACGTTGCAAATATAATTGGATCAACGACCGCAACCTCTTCTCATCATCTGCGTCTACTGCGGAAAAGTGGGTTAGCTAATTATCGAAAAGAGGGTAAATTGGTTTTTTACTCCTTGTCTGATGATCATGTTCGTCAGCTTGTATATATCGCGATGATTCATGCAAAAAAGGGAGATCCAAATGGAAGATAA
- a CDS encoding ArsR/SmtB family transcription factor: MDENEPIKTLDEETLFVVSQTFKALGDPTRIRILHLLFQNEYSVNDIAENLHLRQSTVSHQLRFLKNLRLVKYRREGTTLFYSHDDEHVMNVLNQTIKHACHS, translated from the coding sequence ATGGACGAAAATGAACCAATTAAAACCTTGGATGAAGAAACGCTGTTCGTAGTGTCACAAACCTTTAAAGCACTAGGCGACCCCACTCGAATTAGGATACTGCATTTGCTTTTTCAAAATGAGTACTCCGTAAATGATATTGCCGAGAATTTACACCTTCGCCAGTCAACTGTATCCCATCAATTACGGTTCTTAAAAAATTTGCGTTTAGTAAAATACCGCCGGGAAGGCACCACGTTGTTTTATTCACATGATGACGAACATGTTATGAATGTATTAAACCAAACAATAAAGCATGCATGTCATAGTTAG
- a CDS encoding CBO0543 family protein, translating to MGKQIERTILIVTTLIGIGLVPFWVKKPPIKDWTIVFLLAGFLSGMLDLFVTAKKLISYPTRLFGKRMNISLLFDYLVLPTIGVVYNQVSYRPKVFSALSKAFLFSAPVTALEFFLEKHTKLIVWKKWKWQYTLISVTLFLWIERGFIATIRSISDSQYIGKKRSDQSE from the coding sequence ATGGGAAAACAAATCGAAAGAACAATTTTGATAGTGACGACACTAATCGGTATAGGCCTAGTACCGTTTTGGGTAAAAAAGCCCCCTATCAAGGATTGGACGATTGTATTTTTGTTAGCAGGTTTCCTATCAGGCATGTTGGATCTATTCGTAACTGCTAAAAAATTAATTAGTTACCCAACTCGACTTTTTGGCAAGAGGATGAATATTAGCTTGCTTTTTGATTACCTTGTACTTCCTACTATTGGTGTGGTGTACAATCAGGTTTCCTATCGTCCAAAAGTATTTAGTGCATTATCAAAAGCCTTTTTATTCAGTGCCCCAGTAACAGCTCTCGAGTTCTTTTTGGAAAAACATACGAAATTAATCGTATGGAAAAAATGGAAATGGCAGTATACCCTGATCTCCGTAACACTATTTTTATGGATAGAAAGAGGCTTTATTGCGACTATAAGAAGCATTTCTGATTCCCAATATATAGGAAAGAAGAGAAGTGACCAGTCGGAGTAA
- a CDS encoding SurA N-terminal domain-containing protein — protein sequence MTLNKKWILSLLLVVFVSLLAACGNQDETAGDKNNDNKSESQEEGAQDKGGKGGQAEMPKPDLKGTPDVVAEVNGEKIKKDEFESVYKGQFQRAAMQSQMSGQEVDQDKLKKQIAEGLIGQKLLIQEANKRNYKASQEEIDQTLKDLAKQSQMKSTDEFLAALKKQGLDEKKVMSQVETQVKVDKLIASESGDIEPTKEELEKAYEQMKAQQKKMGGKKAPAFDEVKPALKEQIKGQKKAKVSQKLVKNLRKDADVTVNL from the coding sequence ATGACATTGAATAAAAAATGGATATTAAGTTTACTTTTAGTTGTGTTCGTATCTTTATTAGCTGCATGCGGCAATCAGGATGAAACAGCTGGAGATAAAAATAATGATAATAAATCAGAATCGCAAGAAGAAGGTGCGCAGGATAAGGGTGGCAAAGGCGGACAAGCTGAAATGCCTAAGCCTGACTTAAAAGGAACACCAGACGTTGTTGCGGAAGTAAATGGAGAAAAGATAAAGAAAGATGAATTTGAATCAGTCTACAAAGGACAGTTTCAGCGGGCGGCAATGCAATCCCAGATGAGCGGACAAGAGGTTGACCAGGATAAACTGAAAAAACAAATTGCAGAAGGCTTAATTGGCCAGAAACTGCTTATCCAAGAAGCAAATAAACGTAATTATAAAGCTTCACAAGAAGAGATTGATCAAACACTGAAAGATTTAGCAAAGCAAAGTCAAATGAAATCGACAGACGAGTTCCTGGCTGCTTTAAAAAAACAAGGATTGGATGAAAAGAAAGTAATGTCCCAGGTGGAAACACAAGTGAAAGTAGACAAGCTCATTGCTAGTGAGTCTGGTGATATTGAGCCAACGAAGGAAGAGCTGGAAAAAGCCTACGAGCAGATGAAGGCTCAGCAAAAGAAAATGGGTGGAAAAAAAGCTCCAGCTTTTGATGAGGTAAAACCTGCTCTCAAGGAACAAATTAAAGGTCAAAAGAAAGCAAAAGTATCTCAAAAGCTTGTTAAAAATCTGCGTAAAGATGCAGATGTCACTGTCAACTTATAA
- a CDS encoding helix-turn-helix domain-containing protein: MKKITIELNEETYDQIKEITDLENLINRHRDKNRNDNYKIEEFVVGCIIDKIEQIKHFEFVNPFGENDAQPVVKNRFKEIAKEKNIYIKDVADQLNMKSPNISKIFNNASQPRLELFIKIWMVLGCPPLHKCIYLEEEKD; this comes from the coding sequence ATGAAAAAGATAACAATTGAACTAAACGAGGAGACATATGATCAAATAAAAGAGATAACAGACCTGGAAAATTTGATTAATCGGCACAGGGATAAAAATAGAAACGACAATTATAAAATTGAGGAGTTTGTCGTTGGGTGTATTATAGATAAAATAGAGCAAATAAAGCATTTTGAATTTGTTAACCCATTTGGAGAAAACGATGCGCAACCTGTTGTTAAGAATCGATTCAAAGAAATTGCTAAGGAAAAGAATATTTATATAAAAGATGTTGCTGATCAATTAAATATGAAGTCGCCTAATATCAGCAAAATATTTAACAATGCTTCTCAACCGCGATTGGAATTGTTTATTAAAATCTGGATGGTGCTTGGCTGCCCGCCATTACATAAATGTATTTACTTAGAAGAAGAAAAAGATTAA
- the groL gene encoding chaperonin GroEL (60 kDa chaperone family; promotes refolding of misfolded polypeptides especially under stressful conditions; forms two stacked rings of heptamers to form a barrel-shaped 14mer; ends can be capped by GroES; misfolded proteins enter the barrel where they are refolded when GroES binds) yields MAKEIKFSEDARRAMLRGVDTLADAVKVTLGPKGRNVVLDKKFGSPLITNDGVTIAKEIELEDHFENMGAQLVSEVASKTNDVAGDGTTTATVLAQAMITEGLKNVASGANPVGVRRGIEKAVELAVKELQTISKPVESKESIAQVAAISSGDDEVGNLIAEAMERVGNDGVITIEESKGFNTELEVVEGMQFDRGYSSPYMVTDQDKMEAVLEDPYILITDKKIGNIQEVLPVLEQVVQQGKPLLLVAEDVEGEALATLVVNKLRGTFNAVAVKAPGFGDRRKAMLEDLAVLTGAEVITEDLGLDLKSTTMEQLGRASKIVVTKDTTTVVEGSGNPEAITSRVAQIRAQAEESSSEFDKEKLQERLAKLAGGVAVIKVGAATETELKERKLRIEDALNSTRAAVEEGIVAGGGTALVNVYKQVSELQLVGDEATGANIVRRALEEPVRQIAHNAGLEGSIIVERLKGEKVGVGFNAASGEWVNMVDSGIVDPTKVTRSALQNAASVAAMFLTTEAVVADLPEENAGGGGGMPDMGGMGGMGGMM; encoded by the coding sequence ATGGCTAAAGAAATTAAATTTAGTGAAGACGCTCGCCGTGCAATGCTTCGCGGTGTAGATACATTAGCAGATGCAGTAAAAGTAACACTCGGACCAAAAGGTCGTAATGTTGTTTTAGATAAAAAATTCGGTTCACCATTAATTACAAATGACGGTGTAACCATCGCAAAAGAAATCGAACTTGAAGACCACTTTGAAAATATGGGTGCACAGCTTGTATCTGAAGTTGCATCTAAGACAAATGATGTTGCTGGTGATGGTACAACAACTGCAACCGTACTAGCACAAGCAATGATTACTGAAGGACTTAAAAACGTTGCATCCGGTGCAAACCCAGTGGGCGTACGTCGTGGAATTGAAAAGGCTGTAGAACTAGCAGTAAAAGAATTGCAAACTATTTCTAAACCAGTAGAAAGCAAAGAATCTATTGCCCAAGTAGCTGCCATCTCATCAGGTGATGATGAAGTAGGTAACCTTATCGCAGAAGCAATGGAACGCGTTGGTAATGATGGTGTAATTACTATTGAAGAATCAAAAGGCTTTAACACAGAGCTTGAGGTTGTTGAAGGTATGCAATTTGACCGTGGCTACTCTTCTCCATACATGGTTACTGACCAGGATAAAATGGAAGCAGTATTAGAAGATCCATATATTTTAATTACCGATAAGAAGATTGGTAACATCCAAGAAGTATTACCAGTACTTGAACAGGTTGTACAACAAGGTAAACCACTTCTTTTAGTTGCTGAAGATGTTGAAGGGGAAGCACTTGCAACATTAGTTGTGAACAAGCTTCGCGGAACATTTAATGCAGTTGCTGTAAAAGCTCCTGGATTTGGCGACCGTCGTAAAGCAATGCTTGAAGACCTTGCCGTATTAACAGGTGCTGAAGTAATCACAGAAGACCTAGGATTAGACCTTAAGAGCACTACAATGGAACAACTAGGCCGCGCTTCTAAAATTGTTGTAACAAAAGATACAACAACAGTAGTAGAAGGATCCGGTAACCCAGAAGCTATTACTTCCCGCGTAGCACAAATCCGTGCGCAAGCTGAAGAATCTAGTTCTGAGTTTGACAAAGAAAAGTTACAAGAACGTCTTGCTAAATTAGCTGGCGGTGTAGCAGTTATCAAAGTTGGTGCTGCAACTGAAACTGAATTAAAAGAACGTAAACTACGCATTGAAGATGCATTGAACTCAACTCGCGCAGCTGTCGAAGAAGGTATCGTAGCTGGTGGTGGTACTGCACTAGTAAATGTATACAAACAAGTAAGCGAATTACAACTTGTTGGCGACGAAGCTACAGGTGCTAACATTGTACGTCGTGCACTTGAAGAGCCAGTTCGTCAAATTGCCCACAACGCTGGCCTTGAAGGCTCTATTATCGTAGAACGTCTAAAAGGTGAAAAAGTTGGTGTAGGCTTCAACGCTGCATCTGGCGAATGGGTAAACATGGTTGATTCAGGAATCGTTGATCCAACAAAAGTTACACGCTCTGCACTACAAAACGCAGCATCCGTTGCAGCTATGTTCCTAACAACAGAAGCTGTTGTCGCTGACTTACCAGAAGAAAACGCTGGTGGCGGCGGTGGAATGCCTGACATGGGCGGTATGGGTGGAATGGGCGGCATGATGTAA
- a CDS encoding putative holin-like toxin, translated as MTVFETLVLMISFGTLMVAVLSDHKK; from the coding sequence ATGACAGTATTTGAAACCCTTGTTTTGATGATTTCATTTGGAACACTAATGGTTGCAGTATTGTCAGATCATAAAAAATAA
- a CDS encoding cation diffusion facilitator family transporter, which produces MGHDHGHDHTHGANKKALLVSFIITTAYMIIEAIGGFVTNSLALLSDAGHMLSDSVSLGVGVLAFVMGEKVASYSKTYGYKRFEILAALFNGVTLTIIAIYIFYEAFQRFANPPEVASTGMLTIAIIGLIVNLTVAWILMRGDTKENLNLRAAFLHVLGDLLGSVGAIIAALLIMFFNWGWADPLASLIVAILVLISGWRVSKDAIHVLMEGTPKNVDLDDIIQTMEKVQGILGIHDLHVWSITSGQNALSCHAVVDGKLSIHDSQRLLQSIEKTLEEKGIGHVTIQMENEEHQHDDSLMCQHETGSKEHDHQH; this is translated from the coding sequence ATGGGTCATGATCATGGACACGATCATACACACGGAGCAAACAAGAAAGCATTGCTAGTCAGTTTTATCATAACAACTGCATACATGATTATTGAAGCAATTGGCGGATTTGTCACAAATAGTTTAGCATTGCTGTCTGATGCCGGGCATATGCTGAGTGATTCCGTATCATTAGGCGTTGGCGTTTTAGCATTTGTTATGGGTGAAAAAGTTGCCAGTTACAGTAAAACCTATGGCTACAAACGATTTGAAATACTGGCTGCGCTTTTTAACGGTGTCACCTTAACCATCATCGCTATTTATATTTTTTATGAGGCATTCCAGCGTTTTGCAAACCCACCAGAAGTAGCATCAACTGGAATGCTTACCATTGCCATTATTGGACTAATTGTAAACCTTACCGTCGCATGGATATTAATGCGTGGCGATACAAAAGAAAATTTAAATCTGCGGGCAGCCTTCCTCCATGTATTGGGTGACCTGCTTGGCTCAGTTGGTGCAATTATCGCTGCATTACTTATTATGTTCTTCAACTGGGGATGGGCAGACCCGCTAGCCAGTCTAATTGTTGCCATTCTCGTATTGATCAGTGGATGGCGGGTTAGCAAAGACGCAATTCATGTATTAATGGAAGGAACCCCGAAGAATGTTGATCTCGATGATATCATTCAAACGATGGAAAAGGTTCAAGGTATCCTAGGCATTCATGATTTACATGTCTGGAGTATCACGAGTGGGCAAAATGCACTTTCTTGCCATGCCGTTGTTGACGGAAAACTCTCCATCCACGATAGTCAGAGGCTTTTGCAGTCAATTGAAAAAACATTGGAAGAGAAAGGGATCGGTCATGTAACAATCCAAATGGAAAACGAGGAGCATCAGCACGATGACTCGCTAATGTGTCAGCATGAAACTGGGTCAAAGGAGCATGACCATCAGCATTAG
- the groES gene encoding co-chaperone GroES: MIKPLGDRVVIELVEQEEKTASGIVLPDSAQEKPQEGKVVAVGSGRVVENGEKIALEVSEGDRIIFSKFAGTEVKYDGTEYLILRENDILAVVAN, encoded by the coding sequence ATGATTAAACCACTAGGAGATCGTGTTGTAATCGAGCTTGTTGAACAGGAAGAGAAAACTGCAAGCGGTATTGTACTACCAGACTCTGCACAGGAAAAGCCACAAGAGGGCAAGGTTGTTGCAGTAGGTTCTGGACGTGTAGTGGAAAATGGTGAAAAGATTGCACTTGAGGTTTCTGAAGGAGATCGCATTATTTTCTCAAAATTTGCTGGTACAGAAGTGAAATATGACGGTACAGAATACTTAATTCTTCGTGAAAATGACATCTTAGCTGTTGTTGCTAATTAA
- a CDS encoding DUF1540 domain-containing protein, with translation MAKDVLCEVNNCTYWGEGNVCNADQIYVVTHKQSKAKTTEETDCKTFEVKS, from the coding sequence ATGGCTAAAGATGTGCTCTGCGAAGTCAACAACTGCACATATTGGGGCGAAGGTAATGTTTGTAATGCTGATCAGATTTACGTGGTAACACACAAACAGTCAAAAGCCAAAACCACAGAGGAAACGGATTGCAAGACATTCGAAGTGAAAAGTTAA
- a CDS encoding YdiK family protein: MRTSPKAMANIYFIMGVLFVYMATQSAGETVWNPTTMLLAIIATLDFGVALRLMRNHARHKNKQ; the protein is encoded by the coding sequence ATGAGGACTTCACCAAAGGCAATGGCCAATATATACTTTATTATGGGTGTATTATTCGTATATATGGCAACGCAAAGTGCCGGGGAGACGGTGTGGAATCCCACCACCATGTTACTGGCCATCATTGCAACACTGGACTTCGGAGTAGCATTGCGTCTGATGCGAAACCATGCACGACATAAAAATAAGCAGTAG
- a CDS encoding CPBP family intramembrane glutamic endopeptidase has product MTKRYWYVILTYIIMQFSGVIFSPILYATLPISKFQAIIYWTIFSFVAGLIAILIIMKPYMKAPSMRNAASPGAMVLWAIAGVFMAYIGQYIAAIIEVELLGIEQGSANTQMIMDITRAAPIFMIIPALVAPIVEEIIFRKIIFGTFYKKMNFFLAALLSALVFGIIHGEPEHILIYSSMGFVFAYVYVKTKRIIVPIIVHMTLNSISVIVQYSLSPEDIEKMQQQYEQMQMILIGG; this is encoded by the coding sequence TTGACCAAGCGTTATTGGTATGTCATTTTAACCTATATCATTATGCAATTTTCGGGGGTCATCTTTTCCCCAATTTTATATGCAACTTTACCGATCAGTAAATTTCAGGCCATCATTTATTGGACAATCTTTAGTTTTGTTGCTGGGCTTATTGCAATTCTTATCATTATGAAGCCATATATGAAAGCGCCGAGCATGCGTAATGCCGCTAGTCCCGGAGCAATGGTTTTATGGGCAATCGCCGGGGTGTTTATGGCTTATATCGGACAATATATTGCAGCAATCATTGAGGTTGAGCTGTTAGGCATCGAGCAGGGATCGGCAAACACGCAAATGATTATGGATATAACACGTGCAGCACCGATATTTATGATCATTCCCGCATTAGTAGCACCAATTGTCGAGGAAATTATTTTCAGGAAGATTATTTTCGGTACGTTTTATAAGAAAATGAATTTCTTTTTGGCTGCCTTGCTTTCCGCGTTAGTATTTGGAATTATTCACGGTGAACCGGAACACATTCTGATCTACAGCTCAATGGGATTTGTATTTGCATATGTGTATGTGAAAACGAAGCGGATTATTGTTCCAATCATTGTTCATATGACACTAAATTCCATCTCCGTGATCGTTCAATACTCGCTGTCACCGGAAGATATTGAGAAGATGCAACAGCAATACGAACAAATGCAAATGATTTTAATTGGGGGCTAA
- a CDS encoding spore germination protein, producing the protein MSYEKSKQPVFQNYTKNIEYLKKKLGIGESFDAIHLDLNYADRDMGLFLIDGFAKDKILHFLMKLLADLEPEQLEPDPLLKLMQTYLPYIELSKEDDLDKTVFWVLSGATALVVDGIDKIIIIDARTYPVRPPSEPQLERVTRGARDGFVETIVFNTALTRRRVRDPSLRMEYMSIGRRSQTDICVAYIKDIADPGIVKQIKGSLGEIDTDGLPMGDKTVEEYFSGRTWNPYPTVRYTERPDTAAVHLYEGHVLVMVDGSPSVIIAPATFWNHLQHAEEYRQRPIVGAYFRIVRFFAVFISLFLLPLWYLFAEDPTLLPDAFSFIGLKETLAVSLLLQLLLVEIGMDILRMATIHTSTAMATSLGLISAVVIGQVAVEVGVFSNEVIFYIAVVAICTYATPSYELGLANRISRIAFLLVTAAFGVLGYIGGITLWVIFLARIKSLSVPYLWPLIPFSYKEMKNVFLRAPIPMRNMRPEALHVEDPDR; encoded by the coding sequence ATGAGCTATGAAAAAAGTAAGCAACCCGTGTTTCAGAATTACACCAAGAACATTGAATATCTGAAGAAGAAGTTAGGCATTGGGGAAAGTTTTGACGCTATTCACCTTGACCTGAATTATGCGGATCGCGACATGGGCCTATTTTTAATCGATGGCTTCGCTAAAGATAAAATACTGCATTTTTTAATGAAACTACTTGCCGATCTTGAGCCGGAACAGCTTGAACCTGATCCATTACTTAAATTAATGCAAACCTATCTTCCCTATATTGAATTGAGTAAGGAAGATGATTTAGACAAAACTGTTTTTTGGGTGCTAAGCGGTGCAACTGCACTCGTAGTGGACGGTATTGATAAAATTATTATTATTGATGCACGAACGTATCCTGTGCGTCCCCCAAGTGAACCGCAATTGGAACGCGTTACACGCGGAGCTCGTGACGGGTTTGTCGAAACGATCGTCTTCAATACCGCATTAACAAGACGGCGGGTCAGAGATCCTTCCCTGCGGATGGAATATATGTCTATTGGACGACGCTCACAAACTGATATATGTGTAGCGTATATCAAGGATATTGCCGACCCTGGGATTGTGAAACAAATCAAAGGTTCTCTAGGTGAAATTGATACAGACGGGTTGCCTATGGGTGACAAAACGGTAGAGGAATATTTTAGCGGTCGCACATGGAACCCATATCCAACTGTTCGCTATACGGAGAGACCTGATACGGCAGCTGTCCATTTGTATGAGGGACACGTGCTTGTAATGGTTGATGGTTCACCGAGTGTAATCATCGCACCGGCAACATTTTGGAATCATTTACAACATGCCGAGGAATACCGGCAACGTCCAATTGTAGGGGCTTACTTTCGAATTGTACGATTTTTTGCAGTTTTTATTTCGCTGTTTCTATTACCGCTCTGGTATTTATTTGCCGAGGATCCAACATTACTACCGGATGCATTTTCATTTATTGGACTGAAAGAAACACTGGCCGTTTCATTATTATTACAGCTCCTTCTCGTTGAAATCGGGATGGACATTTTAAGGATGGCCACCATTCATACATCGACCGCAATGGCAACATCGCTCGGCCTTATTTCCGCCGTGGTCATTGGTCAAGTGGCAGTGGAAGTCGGCGTTTTTTCAAATGAGGTCATTTTCTATATTGCAGTGGTGGCCATCTGTACCTATGCAACGCCTTCATATGAACTCGGACTGGCAAACCGAATTTCAAGAATTGCATTTCTGTTGGTAACAGCCGCATTCGGGGTTCTAGGATATATCGGCGGGATCACCTTGTGGGTTATCTTTCTTGCAAGGATTAAATCACTTAGCGTCCCATATTTATGGCCATTAATTCCGTTTTCCTATAAAGAAATGAAGAATGTGTTCCTGCGAGCGCCTATCCCAATGAGAAACATGCGTCCTGAAGCGTTGCATGTGGAGGATCCGGATCGTTAG